The Halobaculum magnesiiphilum genome contains the following window.
GTGAGGAGCTTGTCGGCGCCCAGGTCCTCGGCGTACGTCTCCAGCAGGTCGCGCCGGAACACCCCGCAGTAGGCGCAGGCGGCCATGTTCTCGGGGTCGTCCTCGACCACGTCGTCCATGCGGACGCCCAGCTCGTCCTCGTAGCTCACCACCTCGTGGCGCATGTCGAGGTCCGCGGCGAGCTCCTCGCACGCCTCCAGCGACTCGTCGCGGTACCCCTCGATCCCCTCGTGGATGGAGAGCGCGACCAGCTCGATGCGGGGGTCCTCGGCGAACGTCTCGTCGAGCACCGTCGCGAGCACGACGCTGTCCTTCCCGCCCGAGAGGCCGATCACCCAGCGTTCGGGGTCCTCGGGCGTCGCGTCGTCGGGCAGCAGGTCGTCCTCGCGGACGCGCCGACGGACGCGCCGCTCGACCGACTCCGAAAAGTGCGACTCACAGAGGTGTGCTCCCGAGTAGGCGGCGTGCATCACCGCGTCGGCGCCGCACCTGTCGCAGTCCATTACCGGCGGGTTGTGGCGGCGCGGGCATACCCGTTTCGCACGGACGCCGTTCGTGACTCGCACGCGCGGCCACCCGCTCGTCGCGGACGGACAGGCTCAACACGCGGCCCCGTCGACCCAGTGTATGACGCGACTCGACCGGCTTCGGGCGTGGCTGTTCCGCCTGGGGTTCTCCCACTACCCGTCGTACTGGATGACCGGGGCGACGGTCACGTCGCTCGCGCCGGACTTCTCCTCGGCGGAGGTGAAACTCCCGCTCACGTGGCGTACGCGCAACGGGATGGGGACGCTCTTCGGCGGCAGCATCTACGGCGCGGTCGACCCGGTGTACGTGGTCCTGCTCCAGCGCCGCCTCGGCGACGGCTTCACCGTCTGGGACAAGGCAGCCGAGATCCGATTTCGGAAGCCCGGGCGGTCGACGTTGACAGCGACGGTCGACGTGCCCGACGAGGAAGTCCGCGACATCCGCGAGTCGCTCGCGCCCGGGGAGTCCTGCGATCGCGTGTACGATGTGGAGTTGACCGACGACGAGGGGGTCGTCCACGCCGAGGTCGAGAAGACCGTCTACGTCCGCCGGGACGAGTGACTCCCGGGAGAGGGGAGCGACCGGCCGGCGATAGCGGGTCGTGACGCGTAAGACGCTTGCCCGTCGCCCGCCCAAGGGCCGTCATGGAGCGAGAGGCGGCCCTCGACCGCGTGGAGGCGATCATCGACGCCGTCGACGAGGGGCCGATGCCGGTGCCGGTGCGCGAGGTGTGGGTGTACGGCGACGTGGCGCTCGGCCTCGATCCGATCGACCGGCTGGACGTGTACGTGACGAAGGACCTGCTCATGCGGAGCGACGATGCCGACGCGGCCGCCGAGTTCGAGCGCTCCCACGGCGTGAAAGGTGTCGGGAAGTCGGTTTCCGCGGAGTGGGCGCGCGAACACCCCGAGTACCTGCGCGCCAACGACAACGGCTACGCTGCCCCCGAGAAGTGTCTCGCCGCCCAGTTGCTGCCGGACGACGAGCCCGTCCACCTGGAGGTGTGCAACGCGCCCTTCGACAAGAACGTCAGACAGCGGTTGAAGGGCGCGTTCGACCGCGGCGCGTACGAACAGGTACTCGATCCGCGCGGCGTACAGTTGTACGGCGAGGGGCAGCGGGCGACCGAGACGATGGCGAAGCTGCGCGGCGGCGAGCTCCCGTTCCCGACGCTGTCTGGGGCGCTGGAGATGCTCGGCGTCGACGAGGCGGAGGCCGCCGAGATCGCCGACGCGGTCGCGGCCTACCGCGACCGGCAGGAGGGCGCGACCGTCCGCGGCGACGTGGTGTGAGGAGTTACTGATCCGAGTCGTCCGTATCTGACTCCTTTCTGGCGTTTCCGCCGCTCTTGCTCAGCGACTCCATTTTCAATTGTTTCTCGCCGTCCTCCTCGACGACCGCGTCGGAGTCGTCGAGTGAGCGTTTCTCCTTTTCGTACGTCTCTCCTTCGTCGCTACTCATAGTCCTCGTGTTGTCGCTCCAGAGTCAAATACTCTTCCTGCTCTACGTACTCAATGAGACCGATAAGTCCGAGAACGAGCAAAAATGTGAGAACAAGGTTCGATTGCGTCGAGAGATCAACCACTACTCCCGTGATCCCCGCGGACACGAGGGTCATCGAACAGAGGAAACTCAACAGCGACCGACGAAACCGACGCGAGTTTGCATTGACAACTCGCCGATTGTTTTGAATACTGTTACTGTATCCGTCTAACAGCCGATCTCTGTATTCCTGACCGTCTACTTGATACTTAGACATGAACCGGCCGAGTTCGACTGTGGGGCCGAACTCGAATACACTCCCGAGGTAGGTGATCACGCTGTATCCAAGCGACAGGAGTAACGTCCCGAGCCCGACTGCGAGTACAATCAGTGGAACTGGACCCGAATCAGACACTCGGATACCATCCACCGAGATCAAAACCGAGAAAGCTGTCAGAAATCCACCCAAGAGTATCGGGATTATGCGCATGATCCGGGCCGCTTTCTCATCGATCCCGTTCAGCGTCTCGATTTGTGTTTCGACCATCGACTCATAGCGGTTGAGTACATCTGTCTCCGGATCGAAGTCGTCCCTCTCGCCCATTCCTGGGTGACTACTGGCTCGTCATCCCGTTTCAAATCCCGGAACGATCACACGTTGCCGACGGTCACGTCGAACGGCACCCGCTCGACGCGCTCGTACTCGCGGTCGGCCGCCTGCCCCGCGGCGGTTCGGCCCATCTCGCGCCACTCCCTGCGGAGCGCGTCGTAGCCGTCGTCGTCGAGTTCTCGCCGGAGTTCGGCCTCGTGGTCGGCGATGCCGTCGCCGCTGGCCTTGCGGGCGATGCCGCGGAGGTCCGCCTCGGAGTACGGCGGCTCGACGCGCTTCTCGTGGCGGTAGCGTCGCGCGTCGATGTCGGAGAGGCCGGCGTCGGCGAACAGCTCGCGCACGCGGTCGCCCATCGCCACGTCGGTCTCGACGCCGGCGATGTACGCCGCGCGGACGCGGGCCTCCAGTCCCGCCTCGGCGTCAACGGTCGACTCGACGGCCACGTCGGCGTTGTCGGGCTCGACGGCCGCGACGAGGTCCGCGGAGACGCGGGCGAACTCCCGCACCGCCGCGGCGGGGTCGGGGAGGTTGATCAGCAGCGCCTGACAGACCACGAGGTCGAAGGCGTCCTCGGGGAACGGGAGGCGGGTCGCGTCGCCGGCGCAGTAGGCGATGTCGCGGTCGGTTCGGGTGTCGGGGTCGGCGTCCCCCTCCCCGGCGTCGCGGGCGGCCGCGAGCAGGTCCGTGTCAGCGTCGACGCCGACCACCGTCGCGTCGGGCGCCTCTTCGGCGAGCACGCGCGTGAGCTCGCCGGTGCCGCAGCCCACGTCGAGGACTCGCGAGCGGGTGGGGAGCGCGAGCGGGGCGAGCGCCTCGCGCGACTCCCACATCCCGCGGCGCGTGCGTTCGAGGTAGTCGGCAGTGAAGCGGCGCATCGAGCGGTTGTCGGGTTCGTGGTCGGCTCGGGGTGATAAGATGCCGGATCGAGTGTCGCCTACTCCGTCCGACACCGACGGTCCGCGTCCGAAGAGACGGATGAAAAACTGCGTTTACAGCCGGTACTCCTCGATCCGATTCGATCTAAACGGACTCCTCCAGATCGTACAGGTCGCCGTACTTCGTCGTCACGTAGTCGACGAAGTAGTCGGCGGTGAAGTCCTCGCCGGTGGCCTCGCGCACCAGCTCGTTCGTCTCGTAGCGGGAGCCGTGCTCGTGGATGTTCTCGCGGAGCCACTCCTGGAGCGCCTCGAAGTCGCCGTCGCGGACCGACCCGTAGATGTTCCCGATGTCGTCCTCGGCGGCGTTGAACAGTTGGCTCGCCATCACCGAGCCCAGCGAGTACGTCGGGAAGTAGCCGAAGTTGCCGTGGCTCCAGTGGATGTCCTGGAGACAGCCGTTCGCGTCGGTCTCCGGCCGGATGCCGAGGTACTCCTCGTACTTGTCGTTCCAGACCTCCGGCACGTCCTCGACCGCCAAGTCCCCGGAGATGAGCGCCCTCTCGATCTCGAAGCGGATGACGATGTGGAGGTGGTAGGTGAGCTCGTCGGCCTCGACGCGGATGAGGTTGTCCTCGTACACCTGGTTGGCCGACTCGTACGCCTCCCGGGCGGTCGCGTCGGTGTCGAAGCGGTCCGCGAACTTCGGCGTCACCAGCTCCCAGAACGCCGGCGAGCGGCCGACGTGGTTCTCCCACAGTCGCGACTGGCTCTCGTGAACCGACAGGTCGCGCGACTCGCCCAGCGGCGTGCCGAAGTGCTCCTCGGGCAGCCCGAGGTTGTAGAACGCATGGCCGAACTCGTGGACGGTGGCCATCAGCCCGCCCAGCGGGTCCGTCTCGTCGTACCGCGTCGTGACGCGGCAGTCGTACACGTTGCCGGAGGTGAACGGGTGTGAGGACACGTCGAGGCGCCCGCGGTCCCAGTCGTACCCGAGCGTCGAGAGCACGTCCCGCGAGAGGTCCTCCTGGGCGTCGGCGGGGAACTCCCCGTCGAAGGCGTCGGTGGTCACGCCGGCGTCGCTCTCGCGGATCTCGTCGATCATCGGCACGAGCGTCTCCTTGAGCGTCTCGAGGATCTCCTCGGCGCGCTCCAGCGACAGGCACGGCTCGTAGTCCTCGAACAGCACCTCGTAGGCGTCGCGGTCGGGGTCGATGTGCTCGGCGTACTCGCGCTTCAGCTCCACCAACTTCTCCAGATACGGCGCGAACTGCTCGAAGTCGTCCTCGGCTCGGGCCTGCTCCCACGCGCCGAGCGCCTCCGTGGAGGTCTCGGAGATCTCCTCGACGAGCTCGGTCGGCACCGCGTCGGCGCGCTCGAACTCGCGGCGTGCCTCGCGAAGGAGCGCCCGCTGGTCGTCGTCCAGGTCCATGGACTCGACCTCCTCGAGCAGTTCGGCGGTCCGGTCGTCGGTGAGCAGTTCGTGGCTCAGCGACGACAGCACCGACAGCTGCTTCGAGCGGGCGGGCGTGCCGCCCTCCGGCATCATCACCTGCTGGTCCCACCCGAGGACGCCCGCGGCGCCCTGCACGCCGTTGATCCGTTCGAATCGCTCCACCAGTTCGGCGTACGCGTCGGCCTGCTCGGCCTCGCTCCCGTGTGCGTCGGTAGCCATCGCGCAAACCTTGCCGTCGCCCCGCCTTCAACCAACCGTTACGCGAACGCGCTCGCGCCCTCCGCGACGCCGCGATAGATCCGGTAACAGCGGTCGAGGACCGCCCACGAGACGCTCTCGGTGTCGGTGTGCGCCTCCCCGGACTCGGCGGCGCCGCAGATCACGCAGGCGGTGCCGGCGTCGGCGAGCCAACCGGCGTCGGTCGCGTGCGGCTTCACGACGTGCTCGGGCGCTCCCGACTGGGCGTCGCGGGCGGCAGCGAGCACGGCGTCGGCGAAGGCGTCGTCCGAGCAGGCCATCGGCGGGAGGTCCTGCTCGACGCGCCACTCCACCCCCTCGATCGACCCGGCGCGCTCCAGGGGCGCGCGCTCGCCGGGGACCGTCCGCTCGTCGACGGTCACCTCGCACTCGTCGGGGACGACGTTCCACGCGGTTCCGCCGTCGATCTCGGTGACTGCGACGCTCCCGCGCACACGCTCGCCCATGACGGTCGTCTCGGGGAAGTCCAGTTCGCGGACCACGTCGACGGCGTCGCAGGCGCGGTAGACGGCGTTGTCGCCCTCATCGGGGATGCTCGCGTGCGCGCTCTCGCCCGAGGCGACGAGCGTGCTCGCGCGCCGGCCCTTGTGCGCGACGACCACGTCGGTGACGCCCTCGCCCGAGTAGTTCGTCGAGCCCTCCCCGACGACGGCGAACTCCGGGGCGAAGCCGTCCTCGATGGCCGCGCGGGCGCCGACGCCGCCCAGTTCCTCGCCGACGAAGGAGGCGAAGCACAGCTCCACCCCGTCGGGGTCGGCGTCGCGCACGGCGCACATCGCGGCGGCGACGGCGCCCTTCATGTCGGCGCTGCCGCGGCCGTACAGCCGGCCGTCGCGCTCGTCGATCACGTATCGCTCCTCGCCGTCGTCGCCGACGGTCGTCTGCGACTCCGCCGGCGGCACCACGTCGTGGTGGCCGACGAGCGCGACGGTCGGCGCGTCGGGGTCGCCCGTGCGGGCGAACACGTTCCCGTGGTCGTCGCGCTCGACGGCGGCGTCGGTCTCCGAGCGCAGCCACGACTCGACGGCGTCGCCGGCGGCGGTCGCGTCCTCGTGGCTCGGGATCGACACCAGTTCGCGCGTGAGCGCCCGGAGGCCGTCGGTGTTCGGGGCGGTCGCACCGCCGTCGGGGACGGCGGTCGTGTCGCGGTCGGCATCGGCGTCGCGGTCGCTCATACCCGACCGGGCGGGCGGCGCGAGCATAACTCCGGCGTCCCCCTTCGAACGCGACCCGGTCGGTCGACCGCGTGCAAGCAGTCTTAAACGGCTCGCGGCCGCACGACCGATATGAACGTCGTGCCGGACACGAGCGCGGTCATCGACGGCCGCGTGTCGGAGCGCGTCGCGGACGGGGACTACCAGGGAGCGACCGTCTACGTCCCGGAGGCCGTCGTCGGCGAACTGGAGGCGCAGGCCAACGCCGGCCGCGACACCGGCTGGGACGGCCTCGCGGAGCTCCAGCGCATCGCCGAACTGGCCGATGAGGGCGAGATCACCGCCGAGTTCGTCGGCCGTCGACCGACCGTCGCCGAGCAGGAGGGCGCCGGCGAGGGCGACATCGACGCCCTGATCCGCGAGCTCGCGGTCGAACACGACGCCGTGCTCCTCACCTCCGACTTCGTGCAGGCGGAGGCGGGGAAGGCAACGGGGCTCGACGTGGAGTACGTCGAGGCGGTCCCGCGGGGCGTCACCGAGGACGACGGGCTCGATATCGAGCGCTTCTTCACCGACGACACGATGTCGGTCCACCTCAAGACGGGCACCCACCCGAAGGCGAAGCGCGGCGACATCACCGACCTCCGCTACGTCCGCATCGACGAGGTCGACGGTCCCACCGACGAGGAGCAGATGGCCGCGTGGGCCGACGAGATCGAGGCGACCGCCCGCACGTCGAGGCAGGGATTCATCGAGCTGTCCGAGCCCGGGATGACGATCGTCCAGTACAGCAACTACCGGATCGCGGTCGCTCGCCCGCCGTTCTCGGACGCCATCGAGATCACGGCGGTCCGGCCGATCGCGAAGACGACGCTCGACGACTACGAGTTCGCCGACGAGCTGCGCGACCGCTTCACCGAGCGCCAGCGCGGCGTGCTCATCGCGGGGGCGCCCGGCGCCGGGAAGTCCACGTTCGCGCAGGCGGTCGCGGAGTTCCTCAACGACAACGACTACGCGGTGAAGACGATGGAGAAGCCGCGCGACCTGCAGGTGAGCGACGAGATCACCCAGTACACCGCCCTCGGGGGCGACATGGCCAGCACCGCGGACTCGCTGTTGCTCGTCCGGCCGGACTACACCATCTACGACGAGGTGCGCAAGACCCACGACTTCGAGGTGTTCGCGGACATGCGCCTGGCGGGCGTCGGGATGGTCGGCGTCACCCACGCGACGCGCGCCATCGACGCGCTCCAGCGGCTCGTCGGCCGCGTCGAGCTGGGGATGATCCCGCAGGTCGTCGACACCGTCGTGTTCATCGAGGCCGGCGCCGTCGACACCGTCTACGACGTGACGACGCAGGTCAAGGTGCCCGAGGGGCTCACCGCCGAGGACCTCTCTCGCCCGGTGATCCAGGTCGTCGACTTCGAGACCGGAACCCCGGAGTACGAGATCTACACCTTCAACAACCAGGTCGTCACGGTGCCGCTCGACGGCGCCGACGGCGGGGGCGGCGAGACGGGCGTCGGCCGCATCGCCAAACAGGAGATCGAACGCGAGATCCGGTCGGTCGCCCGCGGTCACGTCGACGTGGAGCTGCAGGGCCAGAACAACGCGGTCGTCTACGTCGAGGAGGACGACATCAGCTACGTGATCGGCAAGGGCGGCGGCCGGATCACCGACATCGAGAACCGCCTCGGCATCGACATCGACGTGCGTACCCACGCCGACCGACCGGGGAGCGCGGGCGACGGCTCCGGGAACGGTGCCGCGGGCGCCGGCGGTCCGGCATCGACGCCGAAGCCCCAGGGCGAGGTCGTCCAGCCGGAGATCACGAGCCGCCACGTCGTGATCCGGATGGACGAGCACGTCGGCGAGACGGTCGAGGTGCGCGCGGACGACGAGTACCTGTTCACGGCGACCGTCGGTCGCGGCGGCGACATCCAGGTGTCCCGGGGGAGCGCCATCGCCGAGGAACTGGAGGACGCCATCGACCGCAAGCGGACGATCACCGTCGTCCCCGCCTGAGCCGGCGGAGCTCCGCGACGTTCGTGAGGGAGTGGCGGACACCGGGGTCGCGTCGATCCGCACGCCGTCGGACCCCGGAGTTTCGCGGGACGGCGCGCGGCGGCGGTCACCGCACGCGCCGTGTGGTCCCGGCCTCCGAGTTCAACGTTCGCAGCCGCTGCTCGGGGGAAGTGGGTCCGAAAAAACGGCGTTCGGGTCGGCGAGTCCGTCGACCCGAGGTTACTCAGCGCAGCAGGCCTCGCGCCCCCCGTCGGCCTCGGCCTTCTGGGGCGCATCGAGCTGATAGAGGTTCTGTCGGGCGTCGGCGAAGTAGACGTCCTCGTCGACGATGCCGATGTTTTCGAGCCGTTCGAGTGCGTAGCGGACGGTCCGCGCCGACAGCATCGACTCCTCGACGATGCCTTTCTGCGTCAGCGGTCCGTTGTACTCCAGTACCTTGAACACGAGCTTCGCGCTGGGAGGGAGATCGTCGAGGGACTCCTCGTCGGTTCCGGTCATCGTTACGAATCGAAACACCGCGTCCTGATAAAGGTTCACCGAACACTGTTCGGTGTCCGCGCTCGGCCGTCGTCCAAGCGAACCCCTTTTGTCGCCGGCTGGCGGACCTACGGCCATGGCTACGGAAACAGCTTCGGGGCTCTCCGACCACCTACGCGGGGTGACCGTCACCACCGTCGCGTGTCTGGCGGGGATCGCCGCGGCGCTCGTCTCCGCCTCCCTCCCGTTCCTCGGGGTCGGTGTCGACGCCGCGACGAACCGGCTCGCCCTTCTGGTGGTCGCGGCCGCGGTCTTCATACAGATACCGCTGTTGAAGCTCCTCGGGGTGGAGGTCGAGGACTTCGGCATCAAGGACAACCTGTACGTCGCGTTCATGACCTTCACGCTGTGGTTCATCTCCTACGGCGTCATCCTCTCGGCGAACCTCCAATAGATGGCCGACGACAGCATCGCGGTCGTCGACCTCGATCGATGCCAGCCCGACAGGTGCAACTACGAGTGTGCGAACTTCTGTCCGCCCAACCGCACCGGCAAGGACTGCATCGTCGAGCGCGGCGACCACTACGCCGAGGACGAGCCGTACGACGGCGGCCCCGACCAGGTGTGGATCTCCGAGGAGATCTGCCTGGGCGAGACGTGCGGGATCTGCGTCGAGAAGTGCCCGTTCGACGCCATCGAGATCATCAACCTCCCGTCGGAGCTGGAGAACGACCCGGTCCACCGCTACGGCGACAACGCGTTCGGGCTGTACGGCCTCCCGGTGCCCGAGCCCGGCAAGGTGACGGGCATCCTCGGGCCCAACGGGATCGGGAAGTCGACGGCAGTGAAGATGCTCTCGGGGGAGCTGATCCCGAACCTCGGCAACCACGCCGAGGAGGCGAACTGGGACGCCGTCCTTGAGCGGTTCAAGGGGACGGAACTCCAGAACTACATCGAGCGCGTCATCGACGGCGAGGTCAGCGTGGCCCGCAAGCCGCAGTACGTCGACCAGATCCCCAAGCAGTTCGACGGCAACACCCGGGAGCTGCTGGAGCGCACCGACGAGCGCGACGCCCTCGACTCGCTGGTCGAGCGCCTCTCGATCGGCCCGGTGATGGACCAGGACATCGACTCCATCTCCGGCGGCGAGCTCCAGCGCGTGGCGCTGGCGGCGACGCTCGCGCGCGACGCGGACTTCTACTTCCTCGACGAGATCACGCCGTACCTCGACATCGGCCAGCGGATGACCGCCGCGCGGCTCATCCGCGAGCTCGCCGACGAGGGCGACCGCTCGATGATGGTCGTCGAGCACGACCTCGCCATCCTCGACCTGTTGGCGGACACGCTCCACGTCACCTACGGTGAACCCGGCGCCTACGGTGTCGTCACGGACCCGAAGTCCACCCGCAACGGCATCAACGAGTACCTGAAGGGGTATCTCGACAACGAGAACATGCGGATCCGGCCGAACACGATCACCTTCGACGAGCACGCGCCCCGGGAGATCACGCGCTCGCAGGTGCTGTTCGAGTACCCCGATATCACGAAGTCCTACGGAGAGGGGGAGTTCTCGCTGGCGGTCGACGGCGGCGCCGTCCACGAGTCGGAGGTGCTGGGCATCGTCGGCCCCAACGGGATCGGGAAGTCGACGATGGCGAAGCTGTTCGCCGGGCAGCTCGACCCCGACGAGGGCGATCTCGACTTCCGGCTCGACATCGCCTACAAGCCGCAGTACATCGAGATCGACCAGCCGATGCGCGTCGACGCGTTCCTCTCGTCGATCGCCGACGACTTCGGCTCCTCCTACTGGGACACCGAGATCGCCCGCCCGCTCCAGCTCAACCCGATCATGGAGCAGAACCTCACCGACCTCTCGGGCGGGGAGCGCCAGCGCGTCGCCATCGCGGCGTGTCTCTCCGAGGACGCCGACCTGTACCTGCTGGACGAGCCGTCGGCGCACCTCGACGTGGAGCAGCGCGTGCAGGCGACGACCGCGATCCGCCGGTACGCCGAGAACCACGACGCGACGGTGATGGTCATCGACCACGACATCTACATGATCGACCTGCTGGCCGACCGTCTGATGGTGTTCGACGGCGAGCCGGCCGTGCACGGCCACGCGACCCAACCCCAGCAGATGCGCTCGGGGATGAACGACTTCCTCGGCGACCTGGACATCACGTTCCGCCGCGACGAGCGGACGGGGCGCCCGCGGATCAACAAGCCCGGTTCGCAGCTCGACCGCGAGCAGAAGCGCGAAGGCGAGTACTACTACTCCGGGTAGATCGTTCGGCCGTTCTCCGTCGATTCGGTCGGCGCGTGTACGCCGCTCTCGATTTCGCTACCGCCACCTCGACAGCGACTGCGACGATCGTGACTGGGGACGGTGACTGCGATGACCGTGAAAGTCCCCGCGGGTCTCTTCCTCCCCACCCGCCTGCGCGCGCTCGCTTCGCTTGCGTCGAGCGCGCCGACAACCGACCACCCGCAGAGTGTGCACACCGTGCGAACGGCCAGATCGCTCGGCGCGTCCATCCCCCGGGTGGGACTGAAAGGGGCTGACCGGCTCGTGAGCCGAGGCGATGCAAGCACTACAGCGAGGTGAGCGAAGCGAGCCGAGCGAAGCGCACAGCGAGCCGCAGGACACGAGCCGGTCAGGGGCTTTCGCGGACAGCGGACCGTCGATACCGACAACAGTGTTCGGGACGACGAGAACGACAGGTACGACCGAAACGACCCGATCTAGTCCCGCTTGTACTCCTTGCGGTACCCCTTGAACTCCGAGCGGTGGGCCTCCTCCTCGGAGAGGATCGTCACCGCGAGGTCCTCGGTGACGGGGTCGTCGGCCGCCTCCGCCGCGTCGATGAGGTCGCGGTACGTCGCGATGGCGTCCTCCTCGGCGTCGATGACGCCCTCGA
Protein-coding sequences here:
- a CDS encoding DUF7095 family protein; the encoded protein is MEREAALDRVEAIIDAVDEGPMPVPVREVWVYGDVALGLDPIDRLDVYVTKDLLMRSDDADAAAEFERSHGVKGVGKSVSAEWAREHPEYLRANDNGYAAPEKCLAAQLLPDDEPVHLEVCNAPFDKNVRQRLKGAFDRGAYEQVLDPRGVQLYGEGQRATETMAKLRGGELPFPTLSGALEMLGVDEAEAAEIADAVAAYRDRQEGATVRGDVV
- a CDS encoding DUF4442 domain-containing protein, with amino-acid sequence MTRLDRLRAWLFRLGFSHYPSYWMTGATVTSLAPDFSSAEVKLPLTWRTRNGMGTLFGGSIYGAVDPVYVVLLQRRLGDGFTVWDKAAEIRFRKPGRSTLTATVDVPDEEVRDIRESLAPGESCDRVYDVELTDDEGVVHAEVEKTVYVRRDE
- a CDS encoding carboxypeptidase M32, with translation MATDAHGSEAEQADAYAELVERFERINGVQGAAGVLGWDQQVMMPEGGTPARSKQLSVLSSLSHELLTDDRTAELLEEVESMDLDDDQRALLREARREFERADAVPTELVEEISETSTEALGAWEQARAEDDFEQFAPYLEKLVELKREYAEHIDPDRDAYEVLFEDYEPCLSLERAEEILETLKETLVPMIDEIRESDAGVTTDAFDGEFPADAQEDLSRDVLSTLGYDWDRGRLDVSSHPFTSGNVYDCRVTTRYDETDPLGGLMATVHEFGHAFYNLGLPEEHFGTPLGESRDLSVHESQSRLWENHVGRSPAFWELVTPKFADRFDTDATAREAYESANQVYEDNLIRVEADELTYHLHIVIRFEIERALISGDLAVEDVPEVWNDKYEEYLGIRPETDANGCLQDIHWSHGNFGYFPTYSLGSVMASQLFNAAEDDIGNIYGSVRDGDFEALQEWLRENIHEHGSRYETNELVREATGEDFTADYFVDYVTTKYGDLYDLEESV
- a CDS encoding M20 family metallopeptidase; the protein is MSDRDADADRDTTAVPDGGATAPNTDGLRALTRELVSIPSHEDATAAGDAVESWLRSETDAAVERDDHGNVFARTGDPDAPTVALVGHHDVVPPAESQTTVGDDGEERYVIDERDGRLYGRGSADMKGAVAAAMCAVRDADPDGVELCFASFVGEELGGVGARAAIEDGFAPEFAVVGEGSTNYSGEGVTDVVVAHKGRRASTLVASGESAHASIPDEGDNAVYRACDAVDVVRELDFPETTVMGERVRGSVAVTEIDGGTAWNVVPDECEVTVDERTVPGERAPLERAGSIEGVEWRVEQDLPPMACSDDAFADAVLAAARDAQSGAPEHVVKPHATDAGWLADAGTACVICGAAESGEAHTDTESVSWAVLDRCYRIYRGVAEGASAFA
- a CDS encoding ribosome biogenesis/translation initiation ATPase RLI, with product MADDSIAVVDLDRCQPDRCNYECANFCPPNRTGKDCIVERGDHYAEDEPYDGGPDQVWISEEICLGETCGICVEKCPFDAIEIINLPSELENDPVHRYGDNAFGLYGLPVPEPGKVTGILGPNGIGKSTAVKMLSGELIPNLGNHAEEANWDAVLERFKGTELQNYIERVIDGEVSVARKPQYVDQIPKQFDGNTRELLERTDERDALDSLVERLSIGPVMDQDIDSISGGELQRVALAATLARDADFYFLDEITPYLDIGQRMTAARLIRELADEGDRSMMVVEHDLAILDLLADTLHVTYGEPGAYGVVTDPKSTRNGINEYLKGYLDNENMRIRPNTITFDEHAPREITRSQVLFEYPDITKSYGEGEFSLAVDGGAVHESEVLGIVGPNGIGKSTMAKLFAGQLDPDEGDLDFRLDIAYKPQYIEIDQPMRVDAFLSSIADDFGSSYWDTEIARPLQLNPIMEQNLTDLSGGERQRVAIAACLSEDADLYLLDEPSAHLDVEQRVQATTAIRRYAENHDATVMVIDHDIYMIDLLADRLMVFDGEPAVHGHATQPQQMRSGMNDFLGDLDITFRRDERTGRPRINKPGSQLDREQKREGEYYYSG
- a CDS encoding class I SAM-dependent methyltransferase — translated: MRRFTADYLERTRRGMWESREALAPLALPTRSRVLDVGCGTGELTRVLAEEAPDATVVGVDADTDLLAAARDAGEGDADPDTRTDRDIAYCAGDATRLPFPEDAFDLVVCQALLINLPDPAAAVREFARVSADLVAAVEPDNADVAVESTVDAEAGLEARVRAAYIAGVETDVAMGDRVRELFADAGLSDIDARRYRHEKRVEPPYSEADLRGIARKASGDGIADHEAELRRELDDDGYDALRREWREMGRTAAGQAADREYERVERVPFDVTVGNV
- the ncsA gene encoding tRNA 2-thiolation protein NcsA gives rise to the protein MDCDRCGADAVMHAAYSGAHLCESHFSESVERRVRRRVREDDLLPDDATPEDPERWVIGLSGGKDSVVLATVLDETFAEDPRIELVALSIHEGIEGYRDESLEACEELAADLDMRHEVVSYEDELGVRMDDVVEDDPENMAACAYCGVFRRDLLETYAEDLGADKLLTGHNLDDEAQTALMNFLEGDVAQMAKHFDASIGPFPERRESDHFVPRAKPLRDVPEKEVALYCHLRDLPSHMAECPHASEAYRGEIQQLLLDMEERHPGVRHSIMAGYEELSGVLADEYRDDDGDGPDLSPCERCGSKTARDVCRKCELIDAIEAS
- a CDS encoding PINc/VapC family ATPase; the encoded protein is MNVVPDTSAVIDGRVSERVADGDYQGATVYVPEAVVGELEAQANAGRDTGWDGLAELQRIAELADEGEITAEFVGRRPTVAEQEGAGEGDIDALIRELAVEHDAVLLTSDFVQAEAGKATGLDVEYVEAVPRGVTEDDGLDIERFFTDDTMSVHLKTGTHPKAKRGDITDLRYVRIDEVDGPTDEEQMAAWADEIEATARTSRQGFIELSEPGMTIVQYSNYRIAVARPPFSDAIEITAVRPIAKTTLDDYEFADELRDRFTERQRGVLIAGAPGAGKSTFAQAVAEFLNDNDYAVKTMEKPRDLQVSDEITQYTALGGDMASTADSLLLVRPDYTIYDEVRKTHDFEVFADMRLAGVGMVGVTHATRAIDALQRLVGRVELGMIPQVVDTVVFIEAGAVDTVYDVTTQVKVPEGLTAEDLSRPVIQVVDFETGTPEYEIYTFNNQVVTVPLDGADGGGGETGVGRIAKQEIEREIRSVARGHVDVELQGQNNAVVYVEEDDISYVIGKGGGRITDIENRLGIDIDVRTHADRPGSAGDGSGNGAAGAGGPASTPKPQGEVVQPEITSRHVVIRMDEHVGETVEVRADDEYLFTATVGRGGDIQVSRGSAIAEELEDAIDRKRTITVVPA
- a CDS encoding MarR family transcriptional regulator; this encodes MTGTDEESLDDLPPSAKLVFKVLEYNGPLTQKGIVEESMLSARTVRYALERLENIGIVDEDVYFADARQNLYQLDAPQKAEADGGREACCAE